The following coding sequences lie in one Aureibacillus halotolerans genomic window:
- a CDS encoding S-layer homology domain-containing protein, with protein sequence MKKRLIATLAAVTAYTFTTGQVAAFSDTNDHRFADSIQALEEQGVLQGDESGLFMPNKELTYGAAAAMLSRGLSIQPKTLQPAVADTYTEMRNTAWYASYVQALLDHDIVLPKETAATQSLTREAFANLLHQAIRTTGEYTTTLQYIVLADEEKVNPEYMGSIQFLLITDIADLTQDETFAPQTKITRAEAAHWLANAVEYVESYKAESPEADQNSPQVSVQEVDGEAVGDQRQVQFTVEAPTPGYALHVANVEYQEGVATVTLELQSPPPDSIQLQVITEISVTEPIREGYEIEVNELISSQAEERSF encoded by the coding sequence ATGAAAAAGAGGTTGATCGCCACATTGGCTGCGGTTACAGCGTACACGTTCACTACCGGACAAGTTGCTGCATTTAGTGATACAAACGACCACCGATTTGCTGACAGCATTCAAGCGTTAGAAGAACAAGGGGTGCTTCAAGGAGACGAGAGCGGCTTGTTTATGCCAAACAAAGAGCTAACATACGGCGCAGCTGCTGCCATGCTTTCAAGAGGGTTGTCAATTCAGCCAAAGACGTTACAACCAGCTGTTGCTGACACTTACACGGAGATGAGAAACACTGCATGGTACGCTTCGTATGTGCAGGCACTTTTGGACCATGACATTGTGCTTCCTAAGGAGACAGCGGCGACGCAGTCATTGACGAGAGAGGCATTTGCCAACCTGTTGCACCAAGCGATTCGAACAACGGGAGAGTACACAACGACGCTGCAGTATATTGTGTTAGCCGATGAAGAAAAGGTGAATCCAGAGTATATGGGCAGCATTCAATTTTTGTTGATTACGGATATTGCCGATCTTACCCAAGATGAAACATTTGCTCCACAAACGAAGATCACGCGTGCCGAAGCTGCTCATTGGCTAGCGAATGCGGTTGAGTATGTTGAGTCGTACAAAGCTGAGTCGCCTGAAGCTGATCAGAACTCGCCTCAGGTTTCAGTTCAGGAAGTAGATGGTGAGGCTGTGGGAGATCAGCGACAAGTGCAATTTACCGTGGAGGCGCCGACACCAGGCTATGCTCTTCATGTTGCAAATGTGGAGTATCAGGAAGGCGTGGCTACGGTAACGCTTGAGCTGCAATCACCTCCTCCAGATTCCATTCAACTACAAGTCATTACAGAAATCTCGGTGACAGAGCCCATTCGTGAAGGGTATGAAATTGAAGTGAACGAGCTTATTTCTTCGCAAGCAGAGGAACGTTCATTTTAA
- a CDS encoding S9 family peptidase, with amino-acid sequence MNEKRGVTAKDLYTLRSVADPSLAPGGEEAVYVLTTMNEERGEYEAHLYHLKLEGEEAPVSTQWTYGEAKNTYPRWSPDGQQLVFLSDRNGSNQLYVLHRSGGEARQLTDEKQSVSRPIWSPDGTKIAFSMTKSSSEEEKEDEQNKKDEKEHPKPHVVDKMKYKSDGQGLLKEEFAHVYVIDVENGNVEAITEGPYHLLATDWSPDSKQLVVIGTRQENTDEVFTNDVYVVDVASKQWKQYTNEEGQFSGAVFSPDGGSLAMFGTNYAYKNASLPRLFLLRLADGEKTYLTQDLDQPLMDLAIGDFHQHVSAPGIHWQKDSRRLFVPVSEHGNSSIYTVSIDGAWERVLRGEHHIYGLSYDAESQQALLAVSTPTHPGDVYLWDASQEQSTLTSCTEVNEEAVKQLQFSTPESFWFKTSDQLDVQGWIIPPVGYKEGTSYPLIVEVHGGPHAMYANTYFHEFQVLASKGYGILYCNPRGSHGYGQDFVDAVRGDYGGGDYRDVMELVDDALATYNWIDKTRIGLTGGSYGGFMTNWAIGHTDRFKAAVTQRSISNWVSFYGVSDIGYYFTEWQIKSDLDDVETLWNHSPLKYVDQMQTPLLIMHGENDDRCPIEQAEQLYIALKRKGRTTTFIRFPKATHNLSRTGHPHLRIARLDAIGEWFDEYL; translated from the coding sequence ATGAATGAAAAAAGAGGAGTCACCGCAAAGGATCTGTATACGCTTCGTTCTGTGGCTGACCCAAGTTTAGCTCCGGGTGGAGAGGAAGCGGTATATGTACTTACAACAATGAATGAAGAGAGAGGTGAGTACGAGGCACATCTATATCATCTGAAGCTTGAAGGAGAAGAAGCTCCGGTCTCTACTCAGTGGACCTATGGAGAAGCGAAAAATACATATCCGCGATGGTCACCAGATGGACAACAGCTCGTGTTTTTGTCCGACCGTAACGGCAGCAATCAGCTTTACGTGCTCCATCGCTCAGGTGGGGAGGCAAGGCAACTCACTGATGAAAAGCAGTCCGTTAGCCGGCCGATCTGGTCGCCGGATGGGACGAAAATCGCTTTTTCAATGACGAAGTCCTCTAGTGAAGAGGAGAAGGAGGACGAGCAAAACAAGAAAGATGAGAAAGAACATCCGAAGCCTCATGTGGTCGACAAAATGAAATACAAATCGGATGGTCAAGGATTGCTTAAAGAGGAATTTGCTCATGTGTATGTCATTGACGTCGAGAATGGTAATGTCGAGGCTATTACAGAAGGTCCGTACCACCTTTTAGCAACAGACTGGTCGCCAGACAGCAAACAGCTTGTCGTTATCGGGACACGTCAAGAAAATACGGACGAAGTCTTCACGAATGATGTCTATGTCGTCGATGTTGCCTCAAAGCAATGGAAGCAATACACAAACGAAGAGGGGCAATTTTCGGGTGCCGTTTTTTCCCCAGATGGTGGTTCCCTCGCCATGTTTGGAACGAATTATGCATATAAAAATGCCTCGCTTCCGAGACTGTTTCTTTTGCGTTTGGCAGATGGAGAAAAAACGTATTTAACTCAGGATTTAGATCAGCCATTGATGGATTTGGCCATTGGTGATTTTCATCAGCACGTGTCTGCTCCAGGGATTCACTGGCAAAAGGATAGCCGCCGTCTTTTCGTGCCTGTTTCTGAGCATGGCAATAGTTCAATCTACACAGTTTCCATTGACGGGGCGTGGGAGCGGGTTTTACGCGGAGAACACCATATTTATGGACTGAGCTATGATGCAGAGAGTCAGCAGGCTCTTTTAGCAGTGAGCACACCTACTCATCCAGGAGACGTGTATTTATGGGACGCTAGCCAAGAGCAGTCTACCCTTACATCGTGTACTGAAGTGAACGAAGAGGCAGTGAAACAACTTCAGTTTTCAACGCCTGAATCGTTTTGGTTCAAAACAAGCGATCAGCTTGATGTACAAGGTTGGATTATTCCACCAGTGGGTTACAAGGAGGGAACGAGTTATCCTCTCATTGTAGAAGTGCATGGAGGGCCACACGCCATGTATGCCAATACCTATTTTCATGAGTTCCAAGTGCTTGCATCCAAGGGCTATGGCATACTGTATTGCAACCCGAGAGGCAGCCACGGATACGGTCAGGACTTTGTGGATGCTGTACGCGGGGATTATGGCGGCGGCGATTACAGGGATGTGATGGAGCTCGTGGATGACGCGCTCGCAACGTACAATTGGATTGACAAAACTCGAATCGGACTTACTGGAGGGAGCTACGGTGGCTTTATGACGAATTGGGCAATTGGGCATACCGATCGTTTCAAAGCCGCAGTTACTCAGCGCTCCATTTCTAACTGGGTCAGCTTTTATGGGGTCAGTGATATCGGCTACTATTTTACTGAATGGCAGATCAAAAGCGATCTTGATGATGTTGAGACACTTTGGAATCATTCGCCTCTAAAGTACGTTGACCAAATGCAGACACCTCTGTTAATCATGCATGGAGAAAACGATGATCGTTGCCCAATTGAGCAGGCTGAACAGCTCTATATTGCTCTGAAAAGGAAAGGGCGCACGACAACGTTTATTCGCTTTCCAAAAGCGACACACAACTTGTCCCGTACCGGGCATCCGCATTTGCGTATTGCACGACTTGACGCTATTGGAGAATGGTTCGACGAATACCTCTAG
- a CDS encoding YndJ family protein produces MTAWIAVFVFAAWVLIARPELIAVALGFAFLVLIPMALRLIFRDTDTSHGANRLLAWLTKTVIVFAAFGVLSLVLPKGMLAGIAAVIWLVFCLLCALAGLGRLAARGFVHLEEFTLDAALIYLAAGGGWLVQSRGDLSYLLPYPGIIVDLTAIHFHYAAFLLPVIVGLFGRWLRSLYGEMPLLYPYMVYGVLAGMVLVAIGLDQGPPVEAILVVVYAVILLLLSVWLIGLSIKRMRGMAAFSAFFASMIMIFTISLAIVYSVGRAAGHSIVWIPEMIQWHGMLNAFGFATLGLIAFSRLSLTQAWAHVAFPISSVRSPRHPILKESQNKHQEPVGLIPSWEAITSPSFQHEKVSPLVRRFYEEPGAFHMKADLQWQRGFHAFSHLSSRITQRWGQINLPPSRVLEMTGNVSKLSDADGRVDVRFWDRRETSTGNSIFKALYAYHVHGNETYMNVALPLPGGVLTGVLKPLNEGNALVLTGVRRKSGCGDEGLYYTIGRWTWRLPLNETFLIVEKGPTQLRANHHMTLFSRSFIKITYELQLIED; encoded by the coding sequence ATGACAGCTTGGATCGCGGTGTTCGTTTTTGCTGCATGGGTGCTGATTGCTCGCCCGGAGCTGATTGCCGTGGCATTGGGATTTGCTTTTCTTGTTCTTATCCCAATGGCCTTACGACTTATTTTCCGAGATACGGACACTTCACATGGAGCAAATCGGTTGCTGGCTTGGCTGACCAAGACGGTGATTGTGTTTGCGGCTTTTGGTGTGCTTTCGCTAGTGCTTCCAAAAGGCATGCTTGCTGGGATCGCCGCGGTGATTTGGCTTGTCTTCTGTTTATTGTGTGCGCTTGCTGGGCTAGGGCGTCTAGCAGCACGAGGGTTTGTTCATTTAGAGGAATTTACGCTTGATGCGGCGCTCATATATCTCGCTGCTGGTGGTGGATGGCTCGTGCAATCACGTGGTGACCTTTCCTACTTGCTTCCATATCCTGGAATCATAGTTGATTTAACGGCTATTCATTTCCATTATGCGGCATTTCTACTACCGGTGATTGTTGGCTTGTTCGGACGCTGGTTGAGATCACTTTATGGAGAGATGCCGCTACTTTATCCATATATGGTCTATGGCGTATTGGCAGGTATGGTGCTCGTGGCGATAGGGTTGGACCAAGGCCCGCCTGTAGAAGCGATCTTAGTTGTGGTGTATGCGGTCATTCTTCTGCTTTTATCAGTTTGGCTCATTGGGTTAAGCATTAAACGAATGAGGGGGATGGCAGCCTTCTCGGCTTTTTTTGCTAGTATGATTATGATCTTCACTATTAGCCTCGCTATTGTGTATAGCGTAGGGCGAGCTGCTGGTCATAGTATTGTCTGGATTCCGGAAATGATTCAGTGGCACGGCATGCTTAATGCGTTTGGGTTTGCGACGCTTGGACTTATTGCTTTTTCGCGTTTGTCCCTGACTCAAGCTTGGGCACATGTTGCGTTTCCAATTAGTTCTGTACGAAGCCCTCGTCACCCCATCTTGAAAGAATCGCAAAACAAGCATCAGGAGCCCGTCGGATTAATTCCTTCATGGGAAGCAATCACGTCTCCTTCCTTTCAACACGAAAAAGTCAGCCCTCTCGTCCGCCGTTTTTATGAAGAACCAGGGGCTTTTCATATGAAGGCGGATCTCCAGTGGCAGCGCGGCTTTCACGCCTTTTCGCACCTTTCCAGTCGCATCACGCAACGATGGGGACAAATCAACCTCCCGCCATCGCGCGTATTAGAGATGACGGGGAATGTATCAAAATTAAGTGACGCGGATGGTCGCGTGGACGTGCGATTTTGGGACCGTCGTGAAACCAGTACGGGAAACTCGATTTTTAAAGCGCTGTATGCCTATCATGTTCATGGCAATGAAACGTATATGAATGTGGCTCTACCCCTCCCAGGAGGTGTGCTCACTGGGGTTTTAAAGCCTTTAAATGAAGGGAATGCGCTCGTGTTAACAGGTGTTCGAAGGAAGAGCGGCTGTGGGGATGAAGGGCTTTATTATACCATTGGTAGATGGACTTGGAGACTGCCGTTAAATGAAACCTTTTTGATCGTTGAAAAAGGGCCAACCCAGCTGAGAGCAAACCACCACATGACGCTGTTTAGTCGATCGTTTATAAAAATTACGTATGAGCTGCAGCTTATAGAAGATTAG
- a CDS encoding AAA family ATPase, protein MSLKSLTLLHEKATSYSKYPLSIPVIRQLHEMTFPTEVTFFVGENGSGKSTLLEAIADKAGFNTAGGGVNHMYDVHRSEASLGDYIRLSWLPKHRRGFFLRAESFYNFASYLDQNPNLLISFGGKSLLSESHGESFMRLFKEKFNGKALYLLDEPEAALSPQRQLSLLRLIKDSTEVDGAQYIIATHSPILLGYPGATIYNFDAAPLEAIAYEDTEHYSVTKYFVNHRERILHELFKEEEEEAGQ, encoded by the coding sequence ATGTCACTAAAAAGTCTTACACTTCTCCATGAAAAAGCGACTTCCTATTCTAAATACCCGCTCTCCATCCCTGTCATTCGCCAGCTTCATGAAATGACGTTCCCAACGGAGGTGACGTTTTTTGTTGGTGAAAACGGCTCAGGCAAGTCAACCCTTTTAGAGGCCATCGCTGATAAAGCAGGGTTTAACACAGCAGGAGGCGGCGTGAATCACATGTATGACGTCCATCGCTCAGAAGCGAGTCTTGGCGACTACATTCGATTGTCCTGGCTACCAAAGCATAGAAGAGGTTTTTTTCTTCGTGCAGAAAGCTTTTACAATTTCGCCAGTTACTTGGACCAAAACCCTAATTTGCTCATATCTTTTGGTGGAAAATCGCTTCTCTCTGAATCTCACGGAGAGAGCTTTATGCGGTTATTTAAAGAGAAATTCAACGGCAAGGCGTTGTATTTGCTGGACGAGCCTGAGGCTGCGCTGTCGCCACAACGACAGCTTTCCTTGCTGCGGCTTATTAAAGACTCGACAGAAGTAGATGGAGCTCAGTACATTATCGCGACCCACTCCCCTATTTTACTCGGCTACCCAGGAGCCACCATCTATAATTTTGATGCTGCTCCTTTAGAGGCTATTGCGTACGAAGACACCGAGCATTACAGCGTGACTAAATATTTTGTTAATCACCGCGAGCGGATTTTGCATGAGCTTTTTAAGGAAGAGGAAGAAGAAGCAGGACAATGA
- a CDS encoding 1-deoxy-D-xylulose-5-phosphate reductoisomerase codes for MKKIAIIGATGSIGTQTLDVIRQHPEAFEVVGLTAQSRVKELASFVEEFKPAKVAVGSKEKAKELQTLISTSTTIVYGEEGLMEVAVDSGADIVLMAIIGSAGILPTIEALQAGKDVAIANKETLVAAGEIVIDVARRSKGELIAVDSEHSAIFQALSGQSLEDVSRLIVTASGGAFRDKTREEMAHLTAIDALKHPNWAMGDKITIDSATLMNKGFEVMEAHWLFDISYDKIDVLVHKESYIHSIVEYHDGSMMAQLGAPDMRVAIQYALHHPRRLKSDFKRLDWTNIATMHFEQPDFTRFPCLRYCYEAGRAGGTMPAVLNASNEVANARFREGKIGFLDIEKVIYETMAQHTISSSPSLEEILAVDEEARRIAEGMVKASQG; via the coding sequence ATGAAGAAAATTGCAATTATTGGAGCCACAGGTTCAATTGGCACGCAGACACTGGATGTCATTCGCCAGCACCCTGAGGCATTTGAAGTGGTAGGTTTAACTGCGCAGAGTCGAGTGAAGGAACTCGCCTCCTTTGTCGAGGAGTTTAAGCCTGCAAAGGTCGCTGTTGGCTCGAAAGAGAAAGCGAAAGAGCTCCAGACGTTAATTTCGACTTCCACAACGATTGTGTATGGAGAGGAAGGGTTGATGGAGGTTGCCGTTGATTCTGGTGCGGATATCGTTTTGATGGCCATTATCGGCTCTGCTGGAATTCTTCCAACCATTGAGGCTCTGCAAGCAGGCAAAGACGTGGCGATTGCCAATAAAGAAACGTTGGTGGCAGCAGGGGAAATTGTCATCGACGTTGCTAGACGCTCGAAGGGAGAGCTCATTGCGGTTGATAGCGAGCATTCAGCAATTTTTCAAGCTTTGTCAGGACAATCACTTGAGGATGTCAGCCGTTTGATCGTAACCGCATCTGGGGGAGCGTTCCGCGATAAAACGCGAGAAGAAATGGCGCATTTAACCGCAATTGATGCATTGAAGCATCCAAACTGGGCAATGGGTGACAAAATTACAATCGATAGTGCAACCCTGATGAACAAAGGGTTTGAAGTGATGGAGGCGCACTGGCTGTTTGATATTTCGTATGACAAAATCGATGTGCTCGTGCATAAAGAAAGCTATATTCATTCTATTGTCGAGTACCATGACGGATCGATGATGGCTCAGCTTGGTGCCCCCGACATGCGTGTCGCCATTCAATATGCGCTCCATCACCCAAGACGATTGAAGAGCGACTTTAAGCGTTTGGATTGGACAAACATAGCCACTATGCATTTTGAACAGCCTGATTTCACTCGTTTTCCTTGTCTACGCTACTGCTATGAGGCAGGCAGAGCAGGCGGTACGATGCCAGCCGTACTTAATGCGTCCAATGAAGTGGCCAATGCCCGCTTTAGAGAAGGAAAAATTGGCTTTTTAGATATCGAAAAAGTAATTTATGAAACGATGGCCCAACATACAATTTCATCATCACCTTCATTAGAAGAAATTCTTGCTGTTGACGAAGAGGCGAGACGGATCGCTGAGGGAATGGTTAAGGCTAGCCAAGGATAA
- a CDS encoding MFS transporter, giving the protein MKQQLTTRQLLLWRVATYFYFALPGLALASWVSRTPTIRDTLDASTSVMGWIIFGMSSGSIIGLLFASPLIARFGGRPNLVIGLSLCSLGLIVLGTGGSLIPQTILVFIGLFIFGMGNGLTDVTMNVEGTAIEHTVKKSILTSFHASFSLGTFVGALLGALALWLNLSVFVHITVIAFIVFGSALYLARFIPEGTGKETAGDEQQPTMTSKERLAIWKEPRTVMLGILVLGMAFAEGSANDWLPLIMVDGYGVTEASGSIIFGVFLAAMTIGRATGDALVNRLGRVLVLRLAALSAIIGMLIIISGVSFTAAAVGAVFWGIGAAFGFPLGLSAAGDNPRGMAVRVGAVSTTGYVAFLVGPPMLGFVGDEIGLLRALFIVLAAVLLAAVFSHAAKPTGSRHTT; this is encoded by the coding sequence ATGAAACAACAATTAACAACACGTCAACTGCTACTCTGGCGTGTAGCCACGTATTTTTATTTCGCACTTCCCGGACTCGCTCTCGCATCGTGGGTTTCTCGAACTCCTACGATTCGCGACACACTTGACGCCTCTACGTCTGTAATGGGATGGATTATATTTGGGATGTCGTCTGGCTCTATTATTGGCTTGCTCTTTGCCAGTCCCTTGATTGCGAGATTTGGAGGGCGACCCAATCTCGTCATTGGTCTTTCACTCTGTTCACTCGGGTTGATCGTCCTAGGTACCGGAGGTTCTCTTATCCCTCAGACCATTCTCGTTTTTATCGGCTTGTTCATCTTTGGAATGGGCAATGGCTTGACGGATGTAACGATGAATGTCGAAGGTACCGCCATTGAGCATACAGTAAAGAAATCTATCTTAACAAGCTTCCATGCATCCTTCAGCCTAGGCACCTTTGTGGGAGCGTTGCTTGGCGCCCTTGCGTTATGGCTCAATTTATCTGTGTTTGTTCATATTACTGTGATTGCGTTTATTGTATTTGGAAGCGCCTTGTATCTTGCACGTTTTATTCCAGAGGGTACTGGAAAAGAAACCGCAGGAGACGAACAGCAGCCGACAATGACGTCAAAAGAACGTCTGGCGATTTGGAAAGAGCCGCGTACGGTCATGCTCGGCATTCTCGTGCTCGGCATGGCTTTTGCCGAGGGGTCCGCAAACGATTGGCTTCCTCTCATCATGGTCGATGGATATGGCGTTACTGAAGCTTCAGGCTCCATCATATTTGGCGTCTTCCTAGCTGCGATGACGATTGGGAGGGCGACCGGCGATGCACTTGTTAATCGTTTAGGACGTGTCCTCGTGCTGCGCTTGGCGGCTTTGTCAGCCATTATTGGTATGTTGATTATTATCTCCGGCGTTAGCTTTACCGCGGCAGCTGTCGGGGCCGTCTTTTGGGGCATCGGAGCCGCCTTTGGCTTTCCGCTTGGCCTCTCTGCAGCAGGCGACAACCCAAGAGGAATGGCGGTCAGGGTCGGAGCAGTGTCCACGACCGGTTACGTTGCTTTCTTGGTTGGCCCGCCAATGTTAGGCTTTGTAGGAGATGAAATTGGCTTATTGCGTGCACTATTTATCGTCCTCGCAGCTGTATTGCTAGCGGCCGTCTTTTCACATGCTGCCAAGCCCACGGGTTCACGCCATACTACCTAA
- a CDS encoding class I SAM-dependent methyltransferase, with product MMADASFLTFVSQGTETDFSGWDFSYITKTGRMVEAPLPWSYGSRVVDLMSKSNTLLDMGTGGGEFLASLKPLPATVHATEGYAPNIDVARKTLEPLGVRVAVLENEDRLPYEDGTFDLILNRHEYYHPEDVMRLLKPGGVFLTQQVGGEDNKKFHTLLGAPEKHTFDDWHLANARKQLHGVGFSIEKAEEAMVNQRFYDVGAIIYYLKAVAFEIPDFSVERYREGLEAIHSSINANGFIDIPSHRFLLQARKPI from the coding sequence ATTATGGCAGATGCATCCTTTTTAACTTTTGTTAGCCAAGGAACGGAAACCGATTTTTCAGGCTGGGATTTCTCCTATATTACGAAAACGGGTCGGATGGTTGAAGCTCCATTGCCCTGGTCTTATGGATCACGAGTTGTGGATTTGATGTCGAAAAGCAACACACTGCTAGATATGGGTACGGGTGGAGGAGAGTTTTTGGCAAGCTTAAAGCCTTTGCCAGCCACCGTCCATGCCACAGAAGGATATGCCCCCAATATTGACGTTGCTCGAAAAACGCTGGAGCCCTTAGGAGTGAGAGTGGCCGTTTTAGAAAACGAAGACCGCTTGCCATATGAGGACGGGACGTTTGATCTCATCTTAAATCGGCACGAATATTATCATCCTGAGGATGTCATGCGTCTTTTGAAGCCTGGGGGCGTGTTTCTCACACAACAAGTGGGCGGAGAAGACAACAAAAAATTTCATACATTGCTTGGTGCGCCAGAAAAACATACGTTCGATGATTGGCATTTGGCGAATGCAAGGAAACAGCTCCATGGTGTCGGTTTTTCTATAGAAAAGGCGGAAGAGGCGATGGTGAATCAACGCTTTTATGATGTGGGTGCCATTATTTATTATTTGAAGGCCGTTGCTTTCGAAATTCCGGACTTTTCAGTAGAGCGGTATCGAGAAGGACTTGAAGCCATTCATAGCTCAATTAACGCTAATGGGTTTATCGATATCCCGTCGCATAGGTTTCTGCTGCAAGCTAGAAAGCCTATTTAA
- a CDS encoding catalase: MLKKHLTTNQGAPIQDNQNSRSAGSRGPLLLEDYQLIEKLAHFDRERVPERVVHARGAGAHGVFKVTDSMKKYTKAAFLQEVGQETPVFVRFSTVIHGQHSPETLRDPRGFSIKFYTEEGNYDFVGNNLPVFFIRDTMKFPDIVHSLKPDPRTNIQDPNRYWDYMVNSPETTNMLVHLFTDEGIPANYREMRGSSVHAFKWINEAGDTVYIKLRWVPKAGVRSLSAEEAESIQGKDFNHASADLYEAIEQGNYPEWDLYVQVLKPSDIDSFSFDPLDATKDWLEEDIPYERVGTMTLNRNPDNVFSETESVGFNPGVLVPGMLPSEDKLLQGRLFSYSDTQRYRIGTNYQQLPINCPYAKVQNYQRDGQMPIHQQTDPINYEPNSAEHTPKETDDVVDERQPIEGVAGRQAIDKTDEFGQAGRVWRSYSDEVKDQLVKNLVNEFKQIQDEKTVLRAICNFYRADEALGHRLADATGVDISPYVNK, from the coding sequence CTGTTGAAAAAACACTTAACGACGAATCAAGGTGCACCCATCCAAGACAATCAAAATTCTCGATCTGCCGGTAGTCGTGGACCACTTCTCTTAGAGGATTACCAACTCATTGAAAAGCTCGCCCATTTTGATCGTGAACGAGTGCCTGAACGGGTTGTGCATGCAAGAGGTGCTGGCGCTCATGGAGTCTTTAAAGTAACCGATAGCATGAAAAAGTACACGAAAGCGGCTTTTTTACAGGAAGTTGGTCAGGAGACCCCTGTGTTTGTCCGGTTTTCTACTGTGATTCACGGGCAGCACTCACCGGAAACCCTTCGAGATCCACGTGGCTTTTCCATTAAATTTTATACGGAGGAAGGCAACTATGACTTCGTTGGGAACAACCTCCCTGTTTTCTTTATCCGTGATACGATGAAATTCCCTGACATCGTGCATTCGTTAAAGCCTGACCCACGAACAAATATTCAAGATCCAAACCGCTACTGGGATTACATGGTGAATTCACCGGAGACGACAAACATGCTTGTTCATCTCTTTACAGATGAAGGCATTCCAGCCAACTACCGTGAAATGAGAGGGTCAAGCGTTCATGCCTTCAAATGGATTAACGAAGCAGGAGACACGGTGTATATCAAGCTTCGCTGGGTACCGAAAGCAGGCGTTCGCTCGTTAAGTGCGGAGGAAGCAGAAAGCATTCAAGGGAAGGATTTTAATCACGCAAGTGCCGACTTGTATGAAGCCATTGAGCAAGGGAATTACCCGGAATGGGACCTTTATGTACAGGTGCTGAAGCCTTCAGACATTGATTCATTTTCGTTTGACCCATTGGATGCGACGAAGGACTGGCTTGAAGAAGACATTCCTTATGAGCGCGTCGGTACAATGACGTTAAATCGTAATCCTGACAATGTGTTTTCAGAGACAGAATCCGTTGGCTTTAATCCAGGTGTGTTGGTGCCAGGTATGCTGCCATCCGAGGATAAACTGCTGCAAGGACGTTTATTCTCTTATTCTGATACACAACGATACCGCATTGGAACCAACTATCAGCAATTGCCAATTAACTGTCCGTATGCGAAGGTGCAAAATTATCAGCGAGACGGTCAAATGCCGATTCATCAGCAAACCGATCCGATAAACTATGAGCCAAATAGTGCTGAGCATACACCGAAGGAAACAGACGATGTGGTCGATGAACGACAGCCGATTGAAGGTGTGGCAGGTCGTCAGGCGATTGATAAAACAGACGAGTTTGGTCAAGCAGGACGCGTTTGGAGAAGCTACAGCGATGAAGTGAAGGATCAGCTCGTCAAAAATCTAGTGAATGAGTTTAAACAGATTCAAGATGAGAAGACGGTTCTTCGAGCGATCTGCAATTTCTACCGAGCAGACGAAGCGCTTGGTCATCGCCTTGCAGATGCAACTGGCGTTGATATTTCTCCCTATGTAAACAAGTAA